A window of Candidatus Deferrimicrobiaceae bacterium genomic DNA:
GCCGTGCCGCGGAGCACGGAGAGGGCGCCCCCCGGATCGGATACGTCCCCCAGCGCCTCGACTTCGACCGGAACACCCCGATGACGGTGCTCGACTTCTTCGCCCTTTCCTCCCAGCGCTATCCCGTGATCTTCGGACACTCCGCGCGGTCGAGGAGATCGGCCAGGGAGAGCCTCACCCGCGTGGACGCGGACCACCTGGTCTCCCGCCCCCTGGGGAAGCTCTCGGGCGGGGAACTCCAGCGGATCCTTCTCGCCCTCGCCCTGCGCGACAACCCGGACATCCTGCTCCTGGACGAGCCCGTGTCCGGGGTGGACCTCTCGGGCGAGGCGCTGTTCTGCGACTTCCTCGGCAAGATTCACAGCGAGACCCGGTTCAGTCTGCTCCTCGTGAGCCACGACCTCTCCGTGGTCGGCCGTCACGCCGACCGCGTCATCTGTCTGAACCGGA
This region includes:
- a CDS encoding metal ABC transporter ATP-binding protein, with protein sequence MTAPGHHHTLEIRNLSVRAGGTEILSGINADIRCGEVTALVGPNGAGKTTLLLAILGLVPYTGEIRFCRAAEHGEGAPRIGYVPQRLDFDRNTPMTVLDFFALSSQRYPVIFGHSARSRRSARESLTRVDADHLVSRPLGKLSGGELQRILLALALRDNPDILLLDEPVSGVDLSGEALFCDFLGKIHSETRFSLLLVSHDLSVVGRHADRVICLNRRIICQGATTAMLTPENLEAMYGSGAHLVSHGPAEEHGHLHGPPASGESEGKKG